From the genome of Alteromonas stellipolaris:
ATTAAGTCGTAATACCTTATATATGGTGCCTTGTTTAAATCCAGATGGGTTTGAGTATTCTCGTACCCACTTCTCTTTTTGGCGTAAGAATAGACGCGACAACGGCGATGGCACCTTTGGTGTAGATTTAAACCGTAATTTTGGTGTTCGCTTTAAGCGTTCTGCTGATACCACGGTAAACACCTACTCAGGCCCAGCGGCTTTTTCTGAGCCAGAAACTGCTGCCATTCGTGATTTCGTACTTACGCATAAAAACATTACTATTGCGCTAGATTATCACTCGCAAGGTAACGTATTTTTCCCTGCGCATAAGTTTAATCACGAGTCTGAAATTGAAGGCACCGACTTAAACGTATTGTGCGCCAATATGAACCGTGAAATCCATAAGGTAACGGGTCGCCAGTACGGTATACACCGTGGCAAGCCACCTACGAACCTTATCAATGGTAGTGGCCGTGAATATTACTACTCGTTAGGCATTATCTCGGCTGTAGTAGAAGTGGGCACTCGCAACATTCCTGATTACATGGCGAATATGTCGCAAAGTGTAGATGAAAATGTGCCTGCGGTACTTTACGCACTTTCAGAAGCGAAAAATTATTCAGATGAAGCACCGGCTCGTGTAGACAATTTCACTATTGAATCTGTGGGCGTTTACGAAGCGACCCTATGCTGGGATTACCCAGAGTCTGATGACATCTATTTTGAATTGTATCGTTCTGAAACAGTGAAAAGCCCTTGTCGAGAAGATAATCTTATTGCGATTATTGGCAAGCACACGTTCACAGATGTGCAGCTTAAAAGTGGCCAAAAATATTTCTACAATATACGTGCGGTTAATAAAGTTACCGATACCAAGTCGCCTTTCAGCCCTGAAATTAAGCTTAAGACCCAGCTATCTGAAGATGAATATTTCAGAGGCTTGTTCCCGTCGAAACGCGATATCGGTTATGTAGGCCAATATACGCTCGAGAAAAACCGCGACCATTTCGGTTACAACTCATTGTTTGTAGGTGTGAACAAACGCCGTGGTATTTGTTACGGCGTAATAGCGTTTAATATGGAAAACTTACCTGAAGATGCCCGTATTAAGAACGCGAGTTTTTCCTTGTACCCGATGAACCGTGTTAACGCGAAAGTAGAGAATTTTGGTGAATGGACGGTGTCTATTCTCGATCCGTCAGAAATTTCTGACATCACAGACTTTAACCAAATTCATCAAGCGAAGCCTATTCAAACTCTAGGCGATGAAATTCGCTCAGATAAGTTAACTCAAGGTATCTGGTCACACTGGGATTTAAATGTGGCCGAGCGCCGCATTATTCGTAAATCTATTAAGAACGGTACCTTGCTGCTCCGCGTTGAAGGCCCGAGAAAACTTCCTCTTGGTGCAGACTCGCAAATGATGCAATTTGATATTGGTTACGGAAAGTTTGGTTCAGGTATTCATTACCGACCTAACTTGGAAGTTATTTATACCCTTCCAAGCAAACAAGTAGAACTAACTC
Proteins encoded in this window:
- a CDS encoding M14 family metallopeptidase yields the protein MKKQYTSYQETMAFLEQAQEKYPELIRVHSIGTTWEGRPIMMATLSANIETADSKPALLFTGTIHAREWIGNELAIKFIDNVLTNIDHNPSIQQALSRNTLYMVPCLNPDGFEYSRTHFSFWRKNRRDNGDGTFGVDLNRNFGVRFKRSADTTVNTYSGPAAFSEPETAAIRDFVLTHKNITIALDYHSQGNVFFPAHKFNHESEIEGTDLNVLCANMNREIHKVTGRQYGIHRGKPPTNLINGSGREYYYSLGIISAVVEVGTRNIPDYMANMSQSVDENVPAVLYALSEAKNYSDEAPARVDNFTIESVGVYEATLCWDYPESDDIYFELYRSETVKSPCREDNLIAIIGKHTFTDVQLKSGQKYFYNIRAVNKVTDTKSPFSPEIKLKTQLSEDEYFRGLFPSKRDIGYVGQYTLEKNRDHFGYNSLFVGVNKRRGICYGVIAFNMENLPEDARIKNASFSLYPMNRVNAKVENFGEWTVSILDPSEISDITDFNQIHQAKPIQTLGDEIRSDKLTQGIWSHWDLNVAERRIIRKSIKNGTLLLRVEGPRKLPLGADSQMMQFDIGYGKFGSGIHYRPNLEVIYTLPSKQVELTPSSINTVSKAEVKQNELQSGFDKNGDVVYGQMTFLTENLPDPKKTVITEAYLTMSNENALPTSQDIRFTIELAGLEDLDYQSVKNREKKEFIGYEVSNAQLKDKNSHNFIFDSYCREALEEMHAKHVPFHFVVRSTSSSAEKNMLVNWHDLHSNQVCKLVIKYIERRKEPLPAPANLSVTLENRQVKLSWSNPKHADLVGAFVVRNRFHSPRSPLDGVKLYAGSDEYTYDNFGNPNVEKYYSVFAYDDVPNYSAPVSVYYSSEEVIPVEEEKYEKQEEEDDDEPLID